In the Piscinibacter sp. XHJ-5 genome, one interval contains:
- a CDS encoding response regulator — MKPSAEPALISVVDDDESVREALPDLLGEFGFAAHAFSSAAEFLASGHLERTECLLLDVAMPGMTGPELQLELKRRGVGIPIVFITAHSDEGLRPRLIAQGAVECLSKPFSDTALFDAVTTALSSK, encoded by the coding sequence ATGAAGCCGTCGGCTGAACCTGCGTTGATTTCCGTCGTCGATGACGATGAATCGGTGCGCGAGGCGCTGCCTGATCTGCTGGGCGAATTCGGATTCGCGGCCCACGCGTTTTCGTCGGCCGCGGAATTTCTCGCGTCGGGCCACCTCGAGAGGACAGAGTGCCTCCTGCTCGACGTCGCGATGCCCGGGATGACGGGGCCGGAGCTGCAACTTGAGTTGAAGCGCCGCGGTGTGGGCATCCCGATCGTGTTCATCACCGCACACAGCGACGAAGGCCTGCGTCCGCGGCTCATCGCGCAGGGTGCTGTGGAGTGCCTGTCGAAGCCTTTCAGCGACACGGCGCTTTTCGACGCCGTGACGACCGCCTTGTCTTCGAAATAG
- a CDS encoding response regulator, which produces MPKPQLARPLVCVVDDDSSVRESLPPLLMQVGYAVRVFASAEEFLTFDGIAGIACLVLDVAMPGLSGPQLQLELARRGHAIPVVFITARAEDDVRQRLLAQGAVECLFKPFTDTALLKALALALGGH; this is translated from the coding sequence ATGCCGAAACCGCAGTTGGCGCGCCCACTGGTCTGCGTCGTCGACGACGACTCGTCGGTGCGCGAATCGCTTCCCCCTCTGCTGATGCAGGTCGGATACGCTGTCCGGGTGTTCGCGTCGGCCGAGGAATTCCTCACCTTCGATGGCATCGCGGGGATCGCCTGCCTCGTCCTGGACGTCGCGATGCCCGGCCTGTCCGGGCCGCAGCTGCAGCTCGAGCTGGCGCGCCGCGGCCATGCGATCCCGGTCGTCTTCATCACCGCGCGCGCGGAGGACGATGTGCGGCAGCGGCTGCTTGCGCAGGGCGCGGTGGAGTGCCTGTTCAAGCCCTTCACCGACACGGCATTGCTGAAAGCCCTGGCGCTCGCACTGGGCGGGCACTGA
- a CDS encoding FUSC family protein, with the protein MAEVNDTLVSVCFRCHGDALVSVDTNVQWIGATGCGQIASLMNAFNARGVAFAIKTAAAAIAAVLLALWFNLTNPGWAVLTVFLTSQQLGAAAGAVVSRSVYRALGTLLGVAGTLFVIPAFIAAPELLLLGVAGWVGLCLYLSLLDRSPRSYVFLLAAYTLPLIGMPMANNPSSIFDVALWRAEEIALGAALSMAVHTVFAPRSVKPLLVARVHATVGDARRWLLEGLGPDPTDDAQRRARERLGADLAEMGNLAVHLRFEPGITARDIAIVTALEERLLALLPLLAGVEDRLPAIRATDARLGSKVDAHLKAVRLHLERPLTRADAVRLGASGKALIDAEQPELANSELLLIGAMERLAELLAVWNDSLSLLQHLDDSESIPEGGIRRLLADASRHPRHVDHALAAWSGLTASLAVVVAGAICWTLGWDQGAAAVGLAASSSSIFAALDDPRPGQKVLLGAAVLGAIPIAAVYVFAVLPVLDGPVELALAVAPLFFVIALYLATPRLGLAALGVAIIWLTLVALQPMQTGDFWSFTTTAMAAVLGSTVALVVTSLVRVIGAETRVRRLLRAAWRDLAAMADDTNGLSRAAWGSRMLDRIGLLLPRMAATSGVLRAQAGRALDDLRIGVNMLDLRHAGLAAKPEVRTAIESALTQIGVHFRQRLERPDIAPAATILDSIDRAIARLVESDPDALRVQGLTAATGLRLGLFPPSRVTSTANGAPA; encoded by the coding sequence ATGGCCGAGGTAAACGATACTTTGGTGTCGGTCTGCTTCCGGTGCCACGGTGATGCTTTGGTATCGGTCGACACCAACGTGCAATGGATCGGCGCCACCGGTTGCGGTCAGATCGCTTCTCTCATGAATGCGTTCAATGCTCGTGGCGTTGCCTTCGCGATCAAGACAGCGGCGGCGGCCATCGCCGCCGTGTTGCTGGCGCTGTGGTTCAACCTGACCAATCCCGGATGGGCCGTACTGACAGTCTTCCTGACGAGTCAACAGCTCGGGGCGGCAGCCGGAGCGGTCGTTTCGCGCTCGGTCTATCGAGCCCTGGGAACGCTGCTGGGCGTCGCAGGCACCCTCTTCGTCATCCCTGCTTTCATCGCCGCGCCTGAGTTGCTTCTCCTGGGCGTGGCGGGGTGGGTCGGGCTGTGCCTCTATCTGTCGCTGCTGGACCGCAGCCCACGCAGCTATGTGTTCCTGCTGGCGGCGTACACCTTGCCCTTGATCGGCATGCCGATGGCCAACAATCCATCGTCCATCTTCGACGTGGCCCTGTGGCGCGCGGAGGAGATCGCACTGGGCGCGGCCCTGTCGATGGCCGTGCACACGGTTTTCGCGCCCCGTAGCGTCAAGCCGCTCCTCGTCGCCAGGGTGCACGCCACCGTCGGCGACGCCAGACGCTGGCTCCTGGAGGGGCTGGGGCCGGATCCGACCGATGACGCGCAACGGCGCGCGCGTGAGCGTCTCGGCGCCGATCTGGCCGAGATGGGCAACCTGGCCGTCCATCTGCGTTTCGAGCCGGGCATCACCGCGCGGGACATCGCCATCGTGACCGCTCTCGAGGAGCGGCTGCTCGCGCTGCTGCCGCTCCTGGCCGGCGTGGAAGACCGGCTGCCGGCGATCCGGGCGACCGATGCTCGCTTGGGGTCAAAAGTCGATGCACACCTCAAGGCAGTCCGGCTCCATCTCGAGCGACCGCTCACCCGGGCCGATGCCGTTCGTCTGGGCGCATCGGGCAAGGCTCTGATCGACGCGGAGCAGCCCGAGCTTGCGAACAGCGAGCTGCTCCTGATCGGCGCAATGGAAAGGCTCGCCGAACTGCTGGCCGTCTGGAACGACTCCTTGAGCCTGTTGCAGCATCTCGACGACAGCGAGAGCATTCCGGAGGGTGGCATCCGCAGGCTGCTCGCGGACGCCTCCCGGCACCCCCGCCACGTCGACCACGCCCTGGCGGCATGGTCAGGCCTGACCGCGTCGTTGGCGGTGGTGGTCGCCGGTGCGATCTGCTGGACGCTCGGTTGGGACCAGGGTGCCGCGGCCGTCGGCCTCGCCGCTTCGTCGAGCTCGATTTTCGCGGCCCTCGACGATCCGCGTCCCGGCCAGAAGGTGCTGCTCGGTGCCGCGGTGCTGGGCGCCATCCCCATCGCGGCGGTCTACGTGTTTGCGGTCCTTCCGGTGCTCGACGGTCCAGTCGAGCTGGCCTTGGCGGTGGCTCCGCTGTTCTTCGTCATCGCGCTCTACCTCGCAACGCCCAGGTTGGGGCTGGCGGCCCTCGGCGTCGCGATCATCTGGCTCACCCTCGTGGCCCTGCAGCCGATGCAGACCGGCGACTTCTGGAGCTTCACGACGACGGCCATGGCAGCAGTGCTGGGCTCCACCGTGGCGCTGGTCGTCACCTCGCTGGTCCGCGTCATCGGCGCGGAGACCCGGGTGCGCAGGCTGCTGCGTGCAGCATGGCGCGACCTCGCGGCCATGGCGGACGACACGAACGGGCTCTCCCGCGCGGCGTGGGGCAGCCGCATGCTCGACCGCATCGGCTTGCTGCTGCCGCGCATGGCCGCAACGAGCGGCGTGCTGCGAGCCCAGGCCGGGCGCGCGCTGGACGATCTGAGGATCGGCGTGAACATGCTCGATCTGCGTCACGCGGGCCTGGCAGCGAAGCCGGAAGTGCGCACCGCCATCGAGAGCGCGTTGACGCAGATCGGGGTTCACTTCCGGCAACGTCTGGAACGCCCGGACATCGCCCCGGCGGCGACCATCCTGGACTCCATCGACCGCGCCATCGCGAGGCTGGTCGAGTCCGATCCGGATGCTCTGCGCGTGCAGGGGCTCACGGCAGCGACAGGCCTGCGGCTGGGACTTTTTCCGCCGAGCCGCGTCACCTCAACCGCGAACGGGGCCCCTGCGTGA
- a CDS encoding PAS domain S-box protein: protein MSAIRTSRTKGARPDAARSVPVEQLDLATVLEISQAVFGQTDREKLIATVMRLALEHTGAQRGLLILPRGNAYRIEAEARIGGNEVVVDLQSADVTGAHLPELVFQQCVRTRESVLLQDASTEDPFSNDEYLRSHPARSVLCMPLLKQTQLAGVIYLENQLASSVFTAARMTLLKLLASGAAISLENASLYRHLQEREARVRRLVDSNIIGIVIWHADGRILDANEAFLRMMGHDLDGLVSGNVRWTDLTPSEWQVRDAQAMEELRLVGVARSYEKELFRKDGTRVPVLVGGARFEAMPDEGVAFVVDLTERKHAEDALRESERESRLIVDTIPGLVAILTPAGEVDVVNNQLIEYCGQSLEAMKQWGTNGTVHSDDLPRVGQVFAAAITSGEPYDFEARIRRFDGIYRWFQVRGLPLRDSGAHVARWYVLLTDIDDLKSAEAELRRVYDSFSDAQRLSKTGSFITDLVADHHNWSEQAFRIFDFEPGTKVTLKRVRDTIHPDDLASFESMIGRAMTGIDVSFAFRTVTARGIVKHVRGVAHVIEHVEGRPMFVGAMQDVTESMVAEEALNRARSELAHVARVTTLSTFTASLAHEVNQPLSGIITNAGTCLRMLDSDRPNIEGACETARRIIRDGNRASDVITRLRALFSKKEFTLESLDLNEATQEVIAVSLSDLQRSRVTVQSELAEDLPRVTGDRVQLQQVILNLLRNASDAMTGVDDRPRLLRVMTAREDGDRVRVSVRDAGVGVDRQSAEKLFEPFYTTKRGGMGIGLSVSRSIVERHHGRLWAESNDGPGATFSFSIPCAPDGPARSVHG from the coding sequence ATGAGCGCCATCCGTACCTCACGGACGAAGGGTGCGCGCCCCGATGCGGCACGCTCGGTGCCGGTCGAGCAACTCGATCTGGCAACCGTGCTCGAGATCTCGCAAGCGGTGTTCGGCCAGACTGATCGAGAGAAGCTGATCGCCACGGTGATGCGCCTGGCCCTGGAGCACACGGGTGCGCAGCGGGGTCTTTTGATACTTCCACGGGGCAATGCGTATCGGATCGAGGCAGAGGCCCGGATCGGCGGCAATGAGGTGGTTGTCGATCTGCAGTCCGCCGACGTCACGGGCGCGCATCTGCCGGAGTTGGTTTTCCAACAGTGCGTGCGCACCAGGGAAAGCGTCCTGCTGCAGGATGCCTCGACAGAAGACCCGTTCTCCAACGACGAGTACCTGCGCAGTCACCCCGCACGTTCCGTGCTCTGCATGCCTTTGCTCAAGCAGACCCAGCTGGCCGGTGTCATCTACCTCGAGAACCAACTGGCTTCAAGCGTCTTCACAGCCGCCCGGATGACCTTGCTCAAGCTGCTGGCGTCCGGGGCGGCCATTTCGCTGGAGAACGCGAGTCTCTATCGCCATCTTCAGGAACGCGAGGCGAGGGTTCGTCGGCTGGTCGATTCCAACATCATCGGCATCGTCATCTGGCACGCCGATGGCCGGATCCTCGACGCCAACGAAGCGTTTCTCCGCATGATGGGGCACGACCTCGACGGCCTGGTCTCCGGCAATGTGCGATGGACCGATCTGACTCCATCGGAATGGCAAGTCCGCGACGCGCAGGCGATGGAGGAGTTGAGGTTGGTCGGAGTGGCCCGGTCATATGAAAAGGAGCTCTTCCGGAAAGACGGCACCCGCGTGCCGGTGCTGGTCGGAGGCGCGAGGTTCGAAGCGATGCCGGACGAGGGCGTGGCGTTCGTCGTCGACCTGACCGAGCGCAAGCATGCGGAGGATGCACTGCGCGAGAGCGAGCGGGAGTCGCGCCTCATCGTGGACACCATTCCAGGCCTGGTCGCCATCCTGACGCCGGCCGGCGAGGTCGACGTCGTCAACAACCAGCTCATCGAGTACTGCGGGCAGTCGCTGGAGGCGATGAAGCAATGGGGCACGAACGGCACGGTTCATTCGGACGACCTGCCTCGCGTCGGTCAGGTGTTTGCGGCAGCGATCACCTCGGGCGAACCCTATGACTTCGAGGCGCGCATCCGGCGTTTCGATGGCATCTACCGTTGGTTCCAGGTTCGTGGGCTCCCCCTTCGCGACAGCGGCGCGCATGTCGCCCGTTGGTACGTCCTGCTGACGGACATCGACGACCTGAAGAGCGCCGAGGCCGAACTCAGGCGCGTGTACGACAGCTTCAGCGATGCCCAGCGGTTGAGCAAGACGGGCAGCTTCATCACCGATCTGGTGGCGGACCACCACAACTGGTCCGAGCAGGCTTTCCGGATCTTCGACTTCGAGCCGGGGACGAAGGTCACGTTGAAGCGGGTTCGAGACACCATCCATCCCGACGACCTGGCGTCGTTCGAATCCATGATCGGGCGCGCCATGACAGGGATCGACGTCAGTTTCGCGTTCCGGACCGTGACGGCCCGGGGGATCGTGAAGCATGTGCGCGGCGTCGCCCATGTCATCGAACATGTCGAGGGTCGCCCCATGTTCGTAGGCGCCATGCAGGACGTGACGGAGAGCATGGTCGCCGAGGAGGCCCTCAACAGGGCGCGCTCGGAGCTTGCCCATGTGGCTCGGGTGACGACCCTCAGCACGTTCACCGCTTCGCTTGCCCATGAAGTCAACCAGCCGCTCTCCGGGATCATCACCAACGCCGGCACATGCCTGCGCATGCTGGATTCCGATCGTCCGAATATCGAGGGCGCGTGCGAAACCGCGAGGCGGATCATTCGCGATGGCAACCGCGCATCGGACGTGATCACGCGGTTGCGTGCGCTGTTCAGCAAGAAGGAATTCACCCTGGAATCGCTGGACCTGAACGAGGCCACCCAAGAGGTCATCGCGGTGTCGTTGAGTGATCTCCAGAGAAGCCGCGTGACTGTCCAGTCGGAGCTGGCCGAAGATCTCCCCAGGGTCACCGGCGACCGGGTCCAGCTCCAGCAGGTCATCCTGAACCTGCTGCGCAACGCGTCCGACGCCATGACGGGTGTCGACGATCGCCCTCGGCTCCTGAGGGTCATGACGGCGCGCGAAGACGGCGATCGTGTGCGCGTGAGCGTGCGGGATGCCGGCGTGGGCGTCGACCGTCAAAGCGCGGAGAAGCTCTTCGAGCCCTTCTACACGACCAAGCGCGGCGGCATGGGTATCGGGTTGTCCGTCAGCCGCTCGATCGTCGAGCGACATCATGGCCGTCTCTGGGCAGAGTCGAACGACGGGCCGGGTGCGACGTTTTCATTCTCCATTCCTTGCGCGCCCGATGGCCCTGCGAGAAGCGTCCATGGGTGA
- a CDS encoding ATP-binding sensor histidine kinase, giving the protein MPVEAFQRHGAFRRRDDRLVFEIDEPRRARRRQPTPRYCLRRPHVGACSRVGGATSMNLPLEAYCPIVPTVDGDAAMEVLWQDSERVVRRGCLPSAAGQRPVLAVTLAEEHPAAASLDRLAHEYALRDDLDAEWALRPLQLVGGSQKRVLLLEDQGGEPLERLLGTPMEVGRFLHIAVGMTAALACVHARGLVHKDIKPAHVFVDAADHVRLTGFGIASRLPRERQAPEAPEVIAGTLAYMAPEQTGRMNRSIDSRSDLYALGITFYQMLTGRLPFTASDPMAWVHAHIARRPVPPAERVQMPAVLSAVVMKLLAKTAEDRYQTAAGVNVDLQRCLSMYEASDAIEAFPLGAHDIPDVLRIPEKLYGREPEVATLLAAFERVVSQGAPELVLVSGYSGIGKSSVVNELHKVIVPPRGLFASGKFEQYRRDVPYSTLAQAFQTLVRQVLARNEAEVDQWREAMREALGSNAELMVRLIPELELLIGKPPPVPELPPQEAQARFQRVFRRLLGVFARPEHPLVLFLDDLQWLDTASLTLLADFATQTEVRHLLLVGAYRDNEVDSSHPLMRSLDAIRNAGGSISAIVLAPLALRDLRALIADSLHGENDCASPLADLVHEKTAGNPFFAIQFLGALAEEKLLTFNAGDGTWVADLERIHAKGYTDNVVDLVIGKLHRLPADTREGLKHLACLGSLAGSAILGRIFGESADLMQASLWPAVRDGLLLRMPGSYAFVHDRVQEAAYSLISQRSRPEFHLRIGRALLASMRADEVNDVVDQFNRGASLLADPHEREQIAELNLRAGRRAKSSTAYASACTYLAAGAALLPENAWSRRYELAFALCLERAECEYLSGNFDAAEALIVQLLARAASNIDKAAVYRLEVDLHVTRSENPKAVESALACLALFGIVIPAHPTAEQVDAEFERVWRNLAGRPIEDLLHLREMTDPAQRAAMGVLGLLFAPAYFTDANLVQLHLSYLVNMTLEHGTSDASAHGYAWFGVVVGTRLGRYTDGYRFARLACDLVEKLGLVAYKAKVYFPTELTALWAQPVATAIDYIRGAHRAAVENGDLTIACYSCNHAVTDLLLRGDPLDEVWRETERGLEFARKAKFRDVADIIVAQQRFIQAMRGRTTTFSSFSDPGFDEAVFEAELTGERMATMVCWYWIIKLQARFLAGDHGAALDASAKAKALLWSSDGHIQVFDYHFYTALSICAAWRDLAAERQGSVSDAVREHLDRLADWAANGAVTFRDRHALLQAEIARVEGRVIEAERQYEEAIGLSREHRFVQNEALARELAGRFYAERGFADIGELYLRKARHCYLRWGAAGKVRQLDESSPGLREQEHEPAAMGTIGAPVEQLDLATVIKVSQAVSGEIVLERMLDTLMRTAIEHAGAERGLLILAQAEGQRIVAEATTAGDTVVVQVAARSVAAAVLPQSVLQYVLRTHESVILGDAVAQGPFATDPYVREREARSILCLPLLNRAKPIGVLYLENNLAAHVFAPSRIAVLKLLASEAAISLENTRLYHDLAEREARIRRLVDANIIGIIIWDFAGCILDANDAFLRMVGYDREDLVSGRMRWTDLTPPEWQERDSRELVPELKYAGSLQPYEKEYFRKDGSRVPVLIGAASFEAGNEGVAFVLDLTERKRAEAEARDSERRHHEMQMRLADANRLASIGQLSASIAHEINQPLAGIVANANTCVRRLDADPPNNAGAAEAARRLIRDANRASEVITRLRALFGKKETATEWVDVGETAREVVALSATALQHERVALRCDFARDLPLVKADRVQLQQVIMNLVRNAADAMSGVDESARELAIRTERDEETHVRLTVQDTGVGLDPQCVDKLFEAFYTTKSGGMGIGLSVSRSIIERHQGRLWAESNDGPGARFSFSLPVPQAKDAPS; this is encoded by the coding sequence GTGCCTGTCGAAGCCTTTCAGCGACACGGCGCTTTTCGACGCCGTGACGACCGCCTTGTCTTCGAAATAGACGAACCCCGCCGCGCGCGGCGGCGACAACCGACACCAAGGTATTGTTTACGACGGCCACACGTCGGCGCATGCTCGAGAGTCGGCGGAGCGACTTCGATGAACCTACCCCTCGAGGCGTATTGCCCCATCGTGCCAACCGTGGACGGCGACGCCGCCATGGAGGTGCTGTGGCAGGACAGCGAGCGTGTCGTCCGGCGCGGGTGCCTTCCGTCGGCCGCAGGCCAGCGGCCGGTCCTGGCCGTGACGCTCGCCGAGGAGCACCCGGCTGCCGCGAGCCTGGATCGCCTCGCACACGAGTACGCGTTGCGTGACGACCTCGACGCCGAGTGGGCCCTGCGCCCCTTGCAGCTGGTGGGCGGGTCGCAGAAGCGTGTGCTGCTGTTGGAAGATCAGGGCGGCGAACCGCTCGAGCGGCTGCTCGGGACCCCCATGGAGGTCGGGCGCTTCCTGCACATCGCCGTCGGGATGACGGCCGCCCTGGCCTGCGTGCACGCTCGCGGCCTTGTTCACAAGGACATCAAGCCTGCCCACGTGTTCGTCGATGCCGCCGACCATGTGCGGCTCACCGGCTTCGGCATTGCATCGCGGCTGCCACGCGAGCGCCAGGCGCCCGAAGCGCCCGAGGTGATCGCCGGGACGCTCGCCTACATGGCGCCGGAGCAGACGGGGCGAATGAACCGCTCGATCGACTCGCGAAGCGACCTTTACGCGCTGGGGATCACGTTCTACCAAATGCTCACCGGGAGACTGCCGTTCACTGCGTCCGATCCCATGGCGTGGGTGCACGCGCACATCGCCAGGCGGCCTGTGCCGCCGGCGGAGCGGGTGCAGATGCCCGCCGTTCTGTCGGCCGTCGTCATGAAGCTGCTCGCCAAGACGGCGGAGGACCGATACCAGACCGCGGCGGGCGTGAACGTCGATCTGCAACGCTGTTTGAGCATGTACGAGGCGAGCGACGCCATCGAAGCGTTTCCGCTCGGCGCCCACGACATTCCGGACGTGCTGCGCATTCCCGAGAAGCTGTACGGACGCGAGCCGGAGGTGGCCACGCTGTTGGCCGCCTTCGAACGCGTCGTTTCGCAAGGCGCGCCGGAGCTGGTCCTGGTGTCGGGGTATTCCGGCATCGGCAAGTCCTCGGTCGTCAACGAGCTGCACAAGGTCATCGTTCCCCCGCGAGGCCTTTTCGCGTCGGGCAAGTTCGAGCAGTACCGGCGTGACGTTCCCTATTCCACGCTGGCCCAGGCATTCCAGACGCTCGTGCGCCAGGTGCTTGCCAGGAACGAAGCCGAAGTCGACCAGTGGCGCGAGGCCATGCGGGAGGCGCTGGGCAGCAACGCCGAGCTCATGGTTCGGCTCATTCCCGAGCTGGAGCTCCTGATCGGAAAGCCGCCACCGGTTCCAGAGCTTCCGCCGCAGGAAGCACAGGCCCGGTTCCAGCGAGTGTTCCGCCGGCTGCTCGGCGTGTTCGCGCGGCCCGAACATCCCCTGGTGCTGTTTCTCGACGATCTGCAGTGGCTGGACACGGCGAGCCTGACGTTGCTGGCCGACTTCGCCACGCAAACTGAAGTGCGTCATCTCCTGCTTGTGGGCGCGTACAGGGACAACGAGGTCGATTCGTCCCACCCGTTGATGCGCAGCCTCGACGCCATCCGAAACGCCGGCGGATCCATCAGTGCGATCGTGCTGGCGCCCCTGGCACTTCGCGACCTCCGTGCCCTGATCGCCGATTCGCTGCATGGCGAAAATGATTGCGCGTCGCCGCTGGCAGATCTGGTCCATGAAAAGACCGCCGGCAATCCGTTCTTCGCGATCCAGTTTCTGGGTGCACTCGCGGAGGAGAAGCTCCTGACCTTCAACGCAGGCGATGGGACTTGGGTCGCGGACCTCGAGCGTATCCACGCGAAGGGGTACACCGACAACGTCGTCGACCTGGTGATCGGCAAGTTGCACCGGCTGCCGGCTGACACGCGGGAAGGTCTGAAACACCTCGCTTGCCTGGGAAGCCTCGCAGGGTCTGCCATCCTGGGCCGCATCTTCGGAGAATCGGCGGACCTGATGCAGGCGTCGCTGTGGCCCGCGGTTCGCGACGGCCTGCTCTTGCGCATGCCCGGAAGCTACGCCTTCGTGCATGACCGCGTGCAGGAAGCTGCCTACTCGTTGATCTCGCAGCGCAGCCGGCCGGAGTTCCATCTGCGCATCGGGCGTGCCTTGCTGGCCTCCATGCGCGCGGACGAGGTCAACGACGTGGTCGACCAGTTCAACCGCGGGGCCTCGCTGCTGGCGGATCCGCATGAGCGCGAGCAGATCGCGGAGCTCAACCTCCGCGCGGGACGCAGGGCGAAATCTTCGACGGCTTATGCCTCCGCCTGCACTTACCTGGCCGCCGGCGCGGCGCTGCTTCCCGAGAACGCGTGGAGCCGACGCTACGAACTTGCCTTCGCGTTGTGTCTCGAGCGGGCCGAATGCGAGTACCTGAGCGGCAACTTCGACGCGGCCGAGGCGTTGATCGTGCAACTGCTCGCGCGCGCCGCATCGAACATCGACAAGGCCGCTGTCTACCGGCTCGAGGTCGACCTGCACGTGACGCGCTCGGAGAACCCGAAGGCCGTCGAGAGCGCGCTGGCCTGCCTGGCGCTGTTCGGCATCGTCATCCCGGCGCATCCCACCGCCGAACAGGTGGACGCGGAGTTCGAGCGTGTTTGGCGCAACCTGGCCGGCCGACCCATCGAAGACCTCCTGCATCTGCGCGAGATGACGGACCCCGCGCAGCGAGCGGCGATGGGAGTGCTCGGGTTGCTTTTCGCACCGGCCTACTTCACCGACGCCAACCTCGTGCAACTGCACCTGTCGTACTTGGTGAACATGACCCTGGAGCATGGGACGAGCGACGCTTCGGCCCACGGCTATGCGTGGTTCGGCGTCGTTGTCGGTACGCGCCTCGGTCGGTACACGGACGGCTATCGCTTCGCCAGGCTGGCCTGCGATCTCGTGGAGAAACTCGGGCTCGTGGCTTACAAGGCGAAGGTCTATTTCCCCACCGAATTGACGGCCCTCTGGGCACAGCCGGTTGCCACCGCGATCGACTACATCCGAGGCGCCCACCGCGCTGCCGTCGAGAACGGCGACCTCACCATCGCCTGCTACAGCTGCAACCACGCGGTCACCGATCTGCTGCTTCGGGGCGATCCTCTCGACGAAGTGTGGCGCGAAACCGAGCGTGGCCTCGAATTCGCCCGCAAGGCGAAATTCCGCGACGTGGCGGACATCATCGTGGCGCAACAGCGGTTCATCCAGGCCATGCGCGGGCGCACGACGACGTTCTCCAGTTTCAGCGACCCCGGTTTCGACGAGGCCGTCTTCGAGGCGGAGCTGACCGGCGAACGCATGGCCACCATGGTGTGCTGGTACTGGATCATCAAGCTGCAGGCGCGCTTCCTTGCCGGCGATCACGGCGCCGCACTCGATGCGAGCGCAAAGGCCAAGGCGCTCCTCTGGTCTTCGGATGGCCACATCCAGGTCTTCGACTACCACTTCTATACCGCGCTTTCGATCTGCGCGGCCTGGCGAGACCTCGCTGCGGAACGGCAAGGATCGGTGAGCGACGCGGTGCGAGAGCACCTGGACCGGCTCGCGGATTGGGCCGCCAACGGTGCCGTGACCTTCCGCGACCGGCATGCGCTGCTGCAGGCGGAGATCGCGCGCGTCGAAGGACGGGTGATCGAGGCCGAGCGGCAGTACGAGGAAGCCATCGGCCTGTCACGTGAGCACCGGTTCGTTCAGAACGAAGCGCTCGCCAGGGAGCTCGCCGGACGCTTCTATGCGGAACGCGGTTTCGCGGACATCGGCGAGCTCTACCTGCGCAAGGCTCGGCACTGCTATCTGCGCTGGGGAGCCGCCGGCAAGGTGCGGCAACTGGACGAAAGCTCACCGGGCCTGCGGGAGCAGGAGCACGAACCCGCTGCCATGGGGACGATCGGAGCGCCGGTGGAGCAGCTCGATCTGGCCACCGTGATCAAGGTGTCCCAGGCGGTTTCCGGCGAGATCGTGCTCGAGAGGATGCTCGACACGCTGATGCGCACGGCGATCGAACATGCGGGCGCCGAGCGCGGGCTGCTGATCCTGGCCCAGGCGGAGGGGCAAAGGATCGTGGCGGAGGCCACCACCGCGGGCGACACCGTCGTCGTCCAGGTGGCGGCGCGGTCCGTGGCCGCGGCCGTCCTGCCGCAGTCCGTCCTGCAGTACGTTCTGCGCACGCACGAGAGCGTGATCCTCGGCGACGCGGTGGCACAGGGGCCGTTTGCCACCGACCCTTATGTGCGCGAGCGCGAGGCCCGGTCGATCCTTTGCCTGCCGCTGCTGAATCGGGCCAAGCCCATCGGGGTGCTCTATCTCGAAAACAACCTGGCGGCGCACGTGTTCGCGCCGAGCCGCATCGCGGTACTGAAGCTGCTCGCCTCCGAGGCTGCGATCTCGCTGGAAAACACGCGCCTGTACCATGACCTCGCCGAACGCGAAGCGCGGATCCGGCGCCTGGTGGATGCCAACATCATCGGCATCATCATCTGGGATTTCGCCGGCTGCATCCTCGATGCCAACGACGCGTTCCTTCGCATGGTGGGCTACGACCGCGAGGACCTCGTTTCGGGACGCATGCGCTGGACGGACCTGACCCCGCCCGAATGGCAGGAGCGCGATTCGCGCGAGCTCGTGCCCGAACTGAAATACGCGGGGAGTCTGCAGCCCTACGAGAAGGAGTATTTCCGCAAGGATGGCAGCCGCGTGCCTGTGCTGATCGGCGCGGCGAGCTTCGAGGCCGGCAACGAGGGCGTTGCTTTCGTGCTCGACCTGACGGAGCGCAAGCGTGCGGAAGCCGAAGCCCGTGACAGCGAGCGCCGTCACCACGAGATGCAGATGCGGCTCGCCGACGCGAACCGGCTCGCAAGCATCGGCCAGTTGTCCGCATCGATCGCGCACGAGATCAACCAGCCGCTCGCGGGCATCGTCGCCAACGCCAACACCTGCGTGCGCCGGCTGGATGCCGACCCGCCGAACAACGCGGGCGCCGCCGAAGCGGCCAGGCGACTGATCCGCGATGCCAACCGCGCCTCGGAGGTCATCACGCGGCTGCGGGCCCTGTTCGGCAAGAAGGAGACGGCCACCGAGTGGGTGGACGTGGGCGAGACCGCACGCGAGGTGGTCGCGCTCTCGGCGACGGCGCTGCAGCACGAGCGCGTGGCGCTGCGCTGTGACTTCGCGCGGGACCTTCCCCTCGTGAAGGCCGACCGCGTCCAGCTGCAGCAGGTGATCATGAACCTCGTGCGCAACGCGGCCGACGCGATGAGCGGCGTGGACGAAAGTGCGCGGGAGCTGGCCATCCGCACCGAACGCGACGAGGAAACCCACGTGCGGCTGACCGTCCAGGACACCGGCGTGGGACTCGACCCGCAGTGCGTCGACAAGCTGTTCGAGGCGTTCTACACGACCAAGAGCGGCGGCATGGGCATCGGACTGTCGGTCAGCCGCTCGATCATCGAGCGGCACCAGGGCCGCCTCTGGGCGGAATCGAACGACGGACCGGGTGCGCGCTTCTCGTTCTCGCTTCCGGTCCCGCAGGCCAAGGACGCGCCCAGCTGA